The following proteins are co-located in the bacterium genome:
- a CDS encoding aldo/keto reductase — translation MEMQYVNLGSTGLKVSRICLGAMNFNKFEVETESINIINEALDMGINFIDTADCYGKSEEIVGKALEGKREDLVLATKCWAGGHRFGGKNNRGSSRAYIFRSVEESLRKLKTDYIDLFIMHRPDEVLPDLGKNPTPTEETMSALTDLVKEGKVRYIGSSCYQSWKLVESQMLGRYEGFEKICCDQLKYNILDRHVERQVLPVCKKYGIGVNIFSPLEFGWLSGKYHRNQPPPEDSRGARKSMVNLESDSANRFFDILEKLEPIVKDLGITMSQFSLAWLLHRPVVTSIIAGPRLIEHLRDNVKAVEVKLSQEIMDEVDKISKPRSGDNPNYVNHSL, via the coding sequence GGGTTAAAAGTATCTCGAATTTGTCTTGGTGCTATGAATTTTAATAAATTTGAAGTAGAAACCGAGAGCATAAACATTATAAATGAAGCACTCGATATGGGTATTAATTTTATAGATACCGCTGACTGTTACGGGAAATCTGAAGAGATTGTTGGTAAAGCGCTTGAAGGTAAAAGAGAAGATTTGGTTCTTGCCACGAAATGTTGGGCTGGTGGACACAGGTTTGGAGGGAAAAATAATAGAGGTAGTTCAAGGGCTTATATTTTTAGGTCTGTTGAAGAGTCTTTAAGGAAACTTAAGACAGATTATATAGATCTATTTATAATGCACCGTCCTGATGAGGTGTTACCTGATTTAGGTAAAAACCCCACCCCTACAGAGGAAACTATGAGTGCTCTGACCGACCTTGTAAAAGAAGGTAAGGTAAGATATATAGGTTCTTCTTGTTACCAGTCCTGGAAACTTGTTGAGAGCCAAATGTTGGGTCGGTATGAAGGGTTTGAGAAAATCTGTTGTGACCAATTGAAATATAATATCCTTGATAGGCACGTTGAACGGCAAGTGTTGCCAGTATGTAAAAAGTATGGGATTGGAGTAAATATCTTTAGTCCGCTCGAGTTTGGATGGTTATCAGGTAAGTACCATAGAAACCAGCCACCTCCAGAAGATTCAAGAGGCGCAAGAAAAAGTATGGTGAACCTTGAGAGTGATAGTGCTAACAGATTTTTTGATATACTTGAAAAACTTGAACCAATAGTAAAAGACCTTGGTATAACAATGTCTCAGTTTTCTCTTGCGTGGCTTTTACATAGACCTGTGGTAACAAGTATTATAGCAGGACCCAGATTAATAGAACATTTAAGGGATAATGTGAAAGCGGTTGAAGTAAAACTTAGTCAAGAGATTATGGACGAGGTAGACAAGATATCAAAGCCACGTTCAGGTGATAATCCTAACTATGTTAATCATTCCCTATAA